One genomic window of [Clostridium] scindens ATCC 35704 includes the following:
- a CDS encoding TIGR01212 family radical SAM protein (This family includes YhcC from E. coli K-12, an uncharacterized radical SAM protein.): MDEKLPYCPYSEYLKNKYGEKVYKLPVNLPVSCPNRIAGSGCAFCAEAGTGFEAMDCMTPVTQQLNVTRKHIEKKYHAHKFIAYFQNYTNTFLPIEKFEAYMREAASLPYVAEIAISTRPDCITAEYLDVLQRIRGEHDIGITIELGLQTTNCHTLASISRGHTLAEFIDAVLAIRQYDFEICAHVILNLPGDDMLDTIETSKVLSALRIPVVKIHSLYIAKNTQLCDDYENGTITLCSKEEYLERLMAFLEYLDPATAIERLFSRIPEKDAVFCNWGTSWWKLRDEFLSRMKKEGSFQGRRFQYLNGAALKQLD; this comes from the coding sequence ATGGACGAAAAATTGCCATATTGCCCTTATTCTGAATATTTAAAAAATAAATATGGCGAAAAGGTATACAAGCTTCCGGTAAATCTTCCCGTCAGCTGCCCCAACCGAATCGCGGGAAGCGGCTGCGCCTTTTGCGCGGAAGCAGGAACCGGATTCGAGGCCATGGATTGCATGACGCCTGTTACGCAGCAGTTAAATGTCACAAGGAAGCATATTGAAAAGAAATATCATGCCCATAAGTTTATTGCATATTTCCAGAATTATACCAATACGTTCCTTCCGATTGAGAAGTTTGAAGCCTATATGCGTGAGGCGGCCTCGTTGCCATATGTTGCGGAGATTGCCATCTCCACAAGGCCGGACTGCATTACAGCAGAGTACCTGGATGTGCTTCAACGTATTCGAGGGGAGCATGACATTGGCATCACGATCGAATTGGGCCTTCAAACGACCAACTGCCATACGCTGGCGTCTATCAGCCGTGGCCACACGCTGGCAGAATTTATCGATGCCGTGCTTGCCATAAGACAATATGACTTCGAGATCTGCGCCCATGTAATTTTGAATCTCCCCGGAGATGATATGCTGGATACGATAGAGACTTCAAAGGTCCTGTCCGCGCTTCGGATTCCGGTTGTCAAGATTCATTCCCTGTATATTGCGAAAAACACACAGTTGTGCGATGACTATGAAAATGGTACAATAACTTTATGCTCAAAAGAGGAATACCTGGAACGGCTGATGGCCTTCCTGGAATATCTGGATCCCGCGACTGCCATAGAGAGGCTCTTTAGCCGCATTCCAGAAAAGGATGCCGTGTTCTGCAATTGGGGGACGAGCTGGTGGAAACTTCGGGACGAATTTTTAAGCCGGATGAAGAAAGAGGGAAGTTTTCAGGGCAGGCGATTCCAGTATCTTAACGGAGCAGCGCTAAAGCAGCTAGACTGA
- a CDS encoding HlyD family efflux transporter periplasmic adaptor subunit — MARDKLTNIQVYRKKWNINIGIIIFGVIFIYLVMTVLMYLTNKHVSAYEVREGSILKDTAYTGLIIRDETVVNAEADGYVNYFAPEGSKVGAKTRVYTLSDKKLEFADATSESQELTSEEQSSILMKTQSFCESFKEQQFSDVYTLKNSVSNILESKSSQSRQSQLDEMVTEGMEGLQIYSADSDGVIMYSTDGYENTTISDVTEDMIAKKDYQATGLKNNSRVKAGSPVYKLIKDNNWTVVILLDDDAAQEMADMKSVKVRFSKDNETAVAGFSIYNTKDSNLGFLTFDTSMIRYAEERYLDMELILEDESGLKIPKSSVADKKFYLVPENYLTQGGNSKETGVLIDNGKEDAQFKNVEVYYRDKENKMVYLDPNVFDKNTSLREPDGSETYPLKKTKSLKGVYNINKGYAVFKQIHILCESEDYYIVEAGNDYGLANYDHIALDGSEVHENDVVF; from the coding sequence TTGGCTAGGGACAAACTGACGAACATACAAGTTTATCGAAAAAAATGGAATATAAATATAGGCATCATCATCTTCGGCGTAATCTTTATCTATCTGGTGATGACCGTATTGATGTATCTGACCAACAAGCATGTATCTGCCTATGAAGTCAGGGAAGGCTCCATCCTTAAGGATACGGCGTATACGGGGCTGATCATCCGGGACGAGACGGTGGTGAATGCAGAGGCAGACGGCTATGTGAACTACTTTGCGCCGGAAGGCAGCAAGGTGGGCGCTAAGACCAGAGTCTATACGCTGTCAGACAAGAAACTGGAATTTGCGGATGCCACTTCCGAATCCCAGGAACTGACTTCAGAAGAACAGTCTTCCATACTGATGAAGACCCAGTCTTTTTGCGAAAGTTTTAAAGAGCAGCAGTTTTCAGACGTGTATACGCTTAAGAACAGCGTCTCCAATATACTGGAGAGCAAGTCCAGCCAGAGCAGGCAGTCCCAGTTAGATGAGATGGTCACGGAAGGAATGGAAGGGCTGCAGATATACTCGGCGGATTCAGACGGAGTCATCATGTATTCTACAGATGGATATGAGAATACCACGATCAGCGATGTGACGGAGGATATGATCGCCAAGAAGGACTATCAGGCCACCGGCCTTAAGAACAATAGCCGGGTAAAGGCGGGAAGTCCGGTCTATAAGTTGATCAAAGACAATAACTGGACGGTTGTCATCTTGCTGGATGATGATGCCGCCCAGGAAATGGCCGATATGAAAAGCGTGAAGGTCCGTTTTTCCAAGGATAATGAGACTGCGGTTGCTGGCTTTTCCATCTATAATACGAAAGATTCCAACCTTGGATTCCTGACATTCGACACTTCTATGATCCGCTATGCAGAAGAAAGATATCTGGATATGGAGCTGATATTGGAAGATGAGTCGGGACTTAAGATTCCCAAGTCTTCCGTGGCGGACAAGAAGTTCTATCTGGTACCGGAAAACTATCTTACGCAGGGGGGCAACAGCAAGGAGACCGGCGTCCTGATCGATAATGGAAAAGAGGATGCCCAGTTTAAAAATGTGGAGGTCTATTATAGGGATAAAGAGAACAAAATGGTCTATCTGGACCCGAATGTATTTGACAAGAATACTTCCTTAAGGGAGCCTGACGGATCCGAGACTTATCCGCTTAAGAAGACCAAAAGCCTGAAAGGCGTATATAATATTAACAAAGGATATGCCGTATTCAAGCAGATTCATATCCTGTGTGAAAGCGAAGACTATTATATCGTGGAGGCAGGCAATGATTACGGACTTGCTAACTATGATCATATTGCGCTGGACGGAAGCGAAGTTCATGAAAATGACGTAGTATTTTAA
- a CDS encoding YggS family pyridoxal phosphate-dependent enzyme, which produces MLKENLEAVESKIQAACHSCGRSRDEVTLIAVSKTKPVETLKEAHDLGVRIFGENKVQELSDKHDLLPQDIHWHMIGHLQRNKVKYIIDKVDLIHSVDSLRLAEAIEKEAAKRDLVANVLLEVNVAKEESKFGLMPEEVFEFIDKIAGFSHIQVKGLMTIAPFVDNPEENRPIFARLRKLSVDIAEKNVDNITMSILSMGMTNDYQVAIEEGATMVRVGTGIFGARDYAQV; this is translated from the coding sequence ATGTTAAAGGAAAATCTGGAAGCAGTAGAGTCAAAGATTCAAGCTGCGTGCCACAGCTGCGGCAGAAGCCGGGACGAGGTCACGCTGATCGCTGTCAGCAAGACGAAGCCTGTGGAGACCCTCAAGGAGGCTCATGACCTGGGCGTGCGTATCTTTGGCGAAAATAAAGTACAGGAACTGTCAGACAAACATGATCTCCTTCCCCAGGATATCCACTGGCATATGATCGGTCATTTGCAACGCAATAAAGTAAAATATATCATTGATAAGGTGGATCTGATCCATTCCGTAGATTCCCTGAGGCTGGCAGAGGCGATTGAGAAAGAGGCTGCCAAGCGCGATCTGGTAGCGAATGTACTGCTGGAGGTCAACGTGGCCAAGGAAGAGAGCAAATTCGGCCTTATGCCGGAAGAAGTTTTCGAATTTATTGATAAAATTGCAGGATTTTCCCATATTCAGGTAAAAGGACTCATGACAATCGCTCCTTTTGTAGATAATCCTGAGGAAAACCGCCCGATTTTCGCACGTTTGCGTAAATTATCTGTTGACATTGCAGAGAAAAACGTTGATAATATTACTATGAGTATTCTTTCCATGGGTATGACCAATGACTACCAGGTTGCCATAGAAGAGGGCGCGACGATGGTCCGTGTGGGAACCGGAATTTTTGGTGCGCGTGATTATGCTCAAGTATAA
- a CDS encoding cell division protein SepF: MGVLDKFLDIMKLSDDDDYDDDDFFDDDYEDDYEEKPKKSLFHKSKDYKDYDEEEDYEDDYALPAKSRSSRSNNKVTPMRQPARRNNVSMEVCVIKPTSVDDAREITETLLSGRTVILNLEGLDLEVAQRIIDFTSGATFAISGNLQKISNYIFLVTPTNVDISGDLQDLLNTSFDASSMRSRF; encoded by the coding sequence ATGGGAGTATTAGATAAGTTTTTAGATATCATGAAGTTAAGTGATGATGACGATTACGATGACGATGATTTCTTTGACGATGACTATGAAGACGACTATGAAGAAAAGCCTAAGAAAAGTCTCTTCCATAAATCTAAAGATTATAAAGATTACGACGAAGAGGAGGATTACGAAGACGACTATGCGCTTCCGGCAAAGTCCAGGTCTTCCCGATCTAACAATAAAGTAACCCCGATGCGCCAGCCTGCGAGAAGGAACAACGTCAGTATGGAAGTATGCGTAATCAAGCCTACATCCGTTGACGATGCCCGCGAGATTACGGAGACCCTTCTGAGCGGAAGGACCGTGATCTTGAATCTCGAAGGATTGGATCTTGAAGTGGCCCAGCGTATTATTGACTTTACGTCAGGCGCGACATTTGCCATCAGCGGCAATCTGCAGAAGATTTCTAATTACATATTCCTGGTAACGCCTACCAACGTAGACATTTCCGGAGACTTGCAGGATCTGCTGAACACTTCTTTTGACGCATCCTCTATGCGTTCCAGGTTCTGA
- a CDS encoding YlmH family RNA-binding protein, whose product MNKEELLLQKRLAELSRIAYTREIVTFSEFLNLNELNILHTTPKDMLLSQYKTYGGYGLSERQMAAFLPDALYYDYQYPIQIIEISPVNRKFAEELSHRDYLGAVMNLGIERCKLGDILIEDGKAILFAKEELAGYIMEHLTRIRHTTVKTSILSAFEDSYEPRYEELKGTVASVRLDTVLSLAYPLSRSKITGLIEGARVFVNGKLVTSNGYRLKEGDILSVRKMGRIGYNGILSETKKGRYMVSIRKYI is encoded by the coding sequence ATGAACAAAGAGGAACTACTGCTTCAGAAGCGCCTGGCCGAACTTTCCAGGATCGCGTATACACGGGAGATTGTTACATTCTCCGAGTTTCTTAATCTGAATGAATTAAATATATTACATACCACGCCAAAGGACATGCTCTTATCCCAGTATAAGACTTATGGCGGATATGGCTTATCAGAGCGTCAGATGGCTGCATTTCTACCTGATGCTCTTTATTATGATTATCAGTACCCTATTCAGATTATAGAGATTTCACCAGTTAACAGAAAATTCGCAGAGGAGTTAAGCCACCGCGATTATCTGGGAGCGGTCATGAACCTGGGAATTGAAAGGTGCAAGTTGGGCGACATTCTGATCGAGGATGGAAAAGCCATTCTGTTTGCCAAGGAGGAACTGGCGGGATATATCATGGAACATCTGACCAGGATCCGCCACACTACGGTAAAGACCTCTATTCTGTCGGCATTCGAGGATTCTTATGAGCCGCGTTATGAGGAGTTAAAAGGGACGGTGGCATCGGTGCGGCTGGACACCGTGCTTTCTCTGGCCTATCCTCTATCCAGAAGCAAGATCACCGGACTCATCGAAGGAGCCAGGGTGTTTGTAAATGGGAAACTGGTGACCAGCAATGGATACCGTCTGAAAGAAGGAGACATCCTATCTGTCAGGAAGATGGGACGGATAGGATATAACGGCATCCTGTCTGAGACCAAGAAAGGCCGTTATATGGTATCCATCCGCAAATATATCTAG
- the lspA gene encoding signal peptidase II, which yields MLREKSRTNHYIAAVIGIAVLVFLDQFTKCLAIDRLKGQSPFIIIKEVFQLEYLENRGAAFGLFQNQKIFFFLSVIVICAVVLWFYRKVPMEKRFLPLRLCAVFIVAGAFGNCIDRIRLNYVVDFFYFKLIDFPIFNMADIYVTVSAVALILLVFIYYKEEDLERIFHS from the coding sequence ATGTTGAGAGAGAAAAGCAGAACGAATCATTATATAGCAGCAGTCATAGGCATAGCCGTACTGGTATTCCTGGATCAGTTTACCAAGTGCCTGGCGATTGACCGGCTGAAGGGACAGTCCCCCTTTATCATCATCAAGGAAGTATTCCAGCTGGAATATCTGGAGAACAGGGGCGCGGCCTTCGGGCTGTTTCAGAACCAGAAGATCTTCTTTTTCCTAAGCGTCATCGTCATATGCGCTGTCGTCTTGTGGTTCTATCGCAAGGTGCCTATGGAGAAGCGTTTTCTGCCGCTTCGGCTATGTGCCGTATTTATTGTGGCGGGGGCCTTTGGAAACTGTATTGACAGAATCCGCCTGAATTATGTGGTCGACTTTTTTTACTTCAAGCTGATAGATTTTCCGATTTTCAACATGGCGGATATCTACGTTACGGTATCTGCCGTTGCCTTGATACTTCTGGTATTCATCTATTATAAGGAGGAAGACCTTGAAAGAATTTTTCACAGTTGA
- a CDS encoding RluA family pseudouridine synthase — protein MKEFFTVENQDGERIDRYLSEELADRSRSYIQKLIKENYVTVNQKPVKANYRLSLGDRVEIDLPEAKEPDIRPEDIPLDILYEDKDIIIVNKPKQMVVHPAPGHYSQTLVNALMYHCGSDLSGINGTMRPGIVHRIDMDTTGSLVACKNDMAHQSLSRQLKEHSIRRIYVAIVHGNIKEEYGTVNAPIGRHPTERKKMSIHSRNGREAVTHYQVLERFGDYTYIRCELETGRTHQIRVHMASLGHPLLGDGVYGPKKCPFPPLQGQTLHARTLGIIHPRTGEYLEVNAPLPAYFIELLDKLRKS, from the coding sequence TTGAAAGAATTTTTCACAGTTGAGAATCAGGATGGAGAGCGTATTGACCGATATCTTTCCGAGGAATTGGCGGATCGTTCCAGATCCTATATCCAGAAATTAATCAAAGAGAACTATGTGACTGTGAACCAGAAGCCTGTAAAAGCCAATTACAGGCTTTCTTTGGGTGACAGGGTAGAGATAGACCTTCCGGAGGCAAAAGAGCCGGATATCCGGCCTGAGGACATTCCTTTGGACATCCTCTATGAAGACAAGGATATCATCATTGTCAATAAGCCAAAGCAGATGGTCGTGCATCCAGCGCCCGGGCACTACAGCCAGACGCTGGTGAATGCCCTGATGTACCACTGCGGCTCGGATCTGTCGGGCATTAACGGCACCATGAGGCCGGGAATCGTACACAGGATCGATATGGACACGACGGGATCACTGGTGGCCTGCAAAAATGACATGGCGCATCAGAGTCTTTCCAGGCAGTTGAAAGAACACTCCATCCGGCGTATCTATGTCGCCATCGTCCACGGGAATATCAAGGAGGAGTATGGGACCGTAAATGCCCCGATCGGCAGGCATCCCACGGAGCGCAAGAAGATGAGTATCCACAGCAGGAATGGAAGAGAGGCGGTTACCCATTATCAGGTGCTGGAGCGCTTTGGCGACTATACCTATATCCGATGCGAGCTGGAAACCGGGCGGACTCACCAGATCCGCGTGCACATGGCAAGCCTGGGCCATCCGCTTTTGGGGGATGGCGTATACGGGCCGAAGAAGTGCCCCTTCCCGCCTCTTCAGGGCCAGACGCTACATGCCAGGACGCTTGGAATCATCCATCCAAGAACCGGGGAATATCTGGAAGTAAATGCCCCGCTTCCGGCTTATTTCATAGAATTGTTAGACAAACTAAGGAAATCCTAG
- a CDS encoding cytidylate kinase-like family protein, protein MAKTNTIITIGRQFGSAGREIGYQVAKDLGIKLYDKEMLDRAAKESGICQELFETHDEKPTNSFLYSLVMDTYSLGYSSGNYTDMPINHKVFLAQFDAIKKIADEGPCILVGRCADYALEEYDNVLSVFIHADLDSRIRRIARIYDLTDAKAKDMIVKTDKKRASYYNYYSNKKWGAAESYDICLDSSVLGREGTAEAIERLIEIKEREGDKKL, encoded by the coding sequence ATGGCTAAAACGAATACGATCATCACTATCGGCAGGCAGTTTGGAAGTGCCGGCCGGGAAATTGGCTATCAAGTCGCCAAGGACCTGGGCATTAAATTATATGATAAGGAGATGCTGGACCGTGCTGCAAAAGAGAGCGGCATATGCCAGGAGTTATTCGAGACTCACGACGAAAAACCAACCAACAGTTTTTTATATTCTCTGGTAATGGACACCTATTCTCTGGGTTATTCCTCAGGAAACTATACAGATATGCCGATTAACCATAAGGTATTTCTGGCTCAGTTCGACGCGATCAAAAAGATCGCGGATGAGGGCCCTTGCATTCTGGTAGGGCGATGTGCCGATTATGCTCTGGAAGAATACGACAACGTATTGAGCGTCTTCATCCATGCAGATCTGGATTCCCGTATCCGGAGGATTGCCCGCATCTATGACTTGACAGACGCCAAAGCCAAAGATATGATTGTCAAGACCGATAAGAAGCGCGCCAGCTACTATAACTATTATAGCAATAAGAAATGGGGCGCGGCGGAGAGTTATGACATCTGCCTGGACAGTTCCGTACTGGGCAGGGAAGGCACCGCGGAGGCGATCGAGAGGCTGATCGAGATTAAAGAGCGCGAAGGCGACAAGAAATTATAG